The window TTGATTCGAATATGAAATCAAATGATAATTAGAATTTAATTTTTTATAAATGACTTTTTCTTAATAAAATTTCAAAAATTGTGCTTTTAAAACTTAAAATTCTGATCATTTTTATTCTTGATCTATGACTTTTAGAACCATTGGCAATTTTGCTCTTTCATATTTGTTATATTTTGAAATAATCATTAATACAGAATATTATTTTTATTTAAATCTGTAAAATAATTATTGTCGAAATAAATTATTGAAAAATGTAAAAATTATTCTGTCTTCGAGTTTGTAAAAATAACAAAATTCTTTATTTTTGAAATACTTGCAAAACAAGTGTGATAACCCAAAATAGCTTAAAGATTACATTAATATGACAGAAGTGGCGACATTATCTAAAAATCGAAACCCGAAGCCCCTAAATAAGGAGCAACTTTTGAAAGATTACCGAATAGCACAAGAAAGCAGGCAGGCTTCTCTGATGGGAAGAAAGGAAGTTTTTATGGGAAAGGCTAAATTCGGAATTTTTGGTGATGGTAAAGAATTGGCTCAATTGGCCATGGCTAGATATTTTGAAAATGGTGATTTTAGAGCTGGTTATTATAGAGATCAGACTTTTATGTTTGCCATAGATCAACTGACAGTCAAAGAATATTTCGCTCAGCTTTATGCTCATACTGATGTGGAAGCTGATCCCGCTTCTGCAGGCAGACTTATGAATGGTCATTTTGCGACAAGATCATTGAATAATGATGGAACTTGGAAAAATCTCACAGAAATGAAAAACTCTTCTGCGGATATTTCTCCAACAGCTGCTCAAATGCCAAAATTGCTCGGGCTTGCGTATGCATCTAAGTTGTTCAAAGAAAATAAAGGACTTCATGAACTAACCGAGTTTTCAAACAAAGGAAATGAAGTAGCATGGGGTACTATCGGAAATGCATCCACTTCAGAAGGGATGTTTTTTGAATCCATCAACGCAGCAGGTGTACTTCAAGTCCCTATGGTAATCTCAGTCTGGGATGATGGCTATGGAATCTCTGTTCCCAATGAATATCATACTACAAAAGGCAGCATTTCTGAAATCCTCAAAGGATTACAGCGCAATGATGACCAAAAGGGCTATGAAATCTTTGTAGTCAAAGGTTGGGATTATGAAGCTTTGGATAGAGCATTTGAAAATGCAGCTAGGATTGCAAGAGAAGAACATGTACCTGTATTGATTCACGTAGTAGAAGTAACACAACCTCAAGGTCATTCTACCTCAGGTTCGCATGAAAGATATAAATCGGCAGAAAGATTGGAATGGGAAAAAAATCATGACTGCATTCTAAAATTCAGAGAATTTCTTCTAGATAGAAAAATTGCTGATGAAGAGCAGCTCAACCAAATAGAATCAGAGGCTAAACAATTTGTCAAAGAGCAAAAAGATTTGGCATGGAAGTCTTTCGCAGATGGAATCAAAGATGAACTGAAAGAAGCGGTGGATTTGCTTTCAGCTCTTGCTTCAAAATCTTCAAATACTTCGGCGATCATGCAGTTAGCCGAGGATTTGAAAAAAACATTGAATCCAATCAGAAAAGATGTAATCAGTACAGTAAGGAGAGCACTTTGGCTCGTAAGAACTGATTCTGACGATGTGAAAGCTGATTTGAAAGCTTGGTATGCTAATCAACAAGATCTTAATAATGACAGATACAACAGTCATTTATACAGTGAGTCAATCTATAGTGTAGAAAAAATCGCTTCTATCGCGCCCAAATATACCGAAGAGTCTCCACTAGTAGATGGAAGAGAAATCTTACAAGCCTGTTTTGATGATATTCTTCAAAGAGATCCTCGATTTTTTGCTTTTGGTGAAGATGTAGGAAAGATTGGCGATGTTAATCAGGCTTTCGCTGGATTACAAGCCAAATATGGTGAGTTGAGAGTGACGGATACGGGAATCAGAGAATGTACCATCATAGGTCAGGGACTTGGTGCAGCGCTCAGAGGACTTCGCCCGATGGCTGAAATTCAATATTTAGATTATATTTATTATGCATTGATGACTTTGGCCGATGATGTTGCCTCCTTGCAATATCGTACCAAAGGAGGTCAAAAAGCTCCGTTAATTGTTCGTACAAGAGGGCATAGATTAGAAGGGGTTTGGCATGCAGGTTCACCGATTGGTATGCTGCTTCATTCTTTGAGAGGGATGTTGATTTGTGTTCCAAGAGACATGACCCAAGCCGCAGGAATGTACAATACCTTATTAGAAGCAGACGAACCAGCTTTAGTGATTGAATGTCTAAATGGCTATAGGCTAAAAGAAAAAATGCCAAGTAATATTGGCGAATTTAAAGTACCCCTAGGAGTTCCTGAAATTCTGAAAGAAGGAAATGATATGACTGTGGTAACTTATGGTTCTATGTGTAGGATTGTAATGGATGCTGCCCAAGAATTGAGCGATATGGGAATTGATATTGAAGTGATTGATGCTCAGACTTTATTGCCATTTGATACAACTGGCATCGTAGGAAAATCTATTCAGAAGACGAACAGGGTTTTGTTTGCAGATGAAGACGTTCCAGGAGGAGCTTCGGCTTACATGATGCAGCAAGTGATCGAAGATCAAAAAGCTTATTATCACTTGGATTCAGAGCCTGCTACTTTAGCAGCAAAAGCTCATAGACCAGCTTATTCTTCTGATGGGGATTACTTCTCTAAACCTTCCGTTGAAGATGTTGTAGAGAAAATTTATGCTATGATGAACGAATTCGATCCTGCTAAATTTCCTTCGATTGACTAATTAAATTATTTATAAAAACATTGATAACCAGCAGTTTTACAACTGTTGGTTATTTTTTTTAAATACTAGATTTTTTCATCAACAAAACCTCAACCATAGAACATTACAACCTTCCAACCTTTTCCATTTCCTACTTTTCATGCAATTGTGTACCTTTGAATCTTCTTAAAAAAGACATCCAAAACTCAGGACATGATTCTCTTTTTCCAATCCCCTCAAGCAGTTATTTACGCTGTTCAATCCAA is drawn from Belliella baltica DSM 15883 and contains these coding sequences:
- a CDS encoding alpha-ketoacid dehydrogenase subunit alpha/beta translates to MTEVATLSKNRNPKPLNKEQLLKDYRIAQESRQASLMGRKEVFMGKAKFGIFGDGKELAQLAMARYFENGDFRAGYYRDQTFMFAIDQLTVKEYFAQLYAHTDVEADPASAGRLMNGHFATRSLNNDGTWKNLTEMKNSSADISPTAAQMPKLLGLAYASKLFKENKGLHELTEFSNKGNEVAWGTIGNASTSEGMFFESINAAGVLQVPMVISVWDDGYGISVPNEYHTTKGSISEILKGLQRNDDQKGYEIFVVKGWDYEALDRAFENAARIAREEHVPVLIHVVEVTQPQGHSTSGSHERYKSAERLEWEKNHDCILKFREFLLDRKIADEEQLNQIESEAKQFVKEQKDLAWKSFADGIKDELKEAVDLLSALASKSSNTSAIMQLAEDLKKTLNPIRKDVISTVRRALWLVRTDSDDVKADLKAWYANQQDLNNDRYNSHLYSESIYSVEKIASIAPKYTEESPLVDGREILQACFDDILQRDPRFFAFGEDVGKIGDVNQAFAGLQAKYGELRVTDTGIRECTIIGQGLGAALRGLRPMAEIQYLDYIYYALMTLADDVASLQYRTKGGQKAPLIVRTRGHRLEGVWHAGSPIGMLLHSLRGMLICVPRDMTQAAGMYNTLLEADEPALVIECLNGYRLKEKMPSNIGEFKVPLGVPEILKEGNDMTVVTYGSMCRIVMDAAQELSDMGIDIEVIDAQTLLPFDTTGIVGKSIQKTNRVLFADEDVPGGASAYMMQQVIEDQKAYYHLDSEPATLAAKAHRPAYSSDGDYFSKPSVEDVVEKIYAMMNEFDPAKFPSID